Proteins from one Setaria italica strain Yugu1 chromosome V, Setaria_italica_v2.0, whole genome shotgun sequence genomic window:
- the LOC101755153 gene encoding DNA repair protein RAD51 homolog 4 has protein sequence MMSQDQPSTEDRCGRFWNGMELLKDVTEKKHLLPTGLEGIDTLLGGGLRRGHLTEVTGPSSSGKTQVCLHSASLVAAKHLGVVMYLDTSNSFSPSRVATIIDGTPDLFGHKAKGCEIEDVMRSIICESVFDIFALFEVLNQLEISLSNDKVNNGGSKICLLIIDSISSLLAPIIGGKYPQGRSMMISVAMILKKLADEHNLSVLVTNHMVSAGNGAVKPALGESWKAVPHVRLVISRECRSNICTATVLKHTLLASGSTVKFTVPS, from the exons ATGATGAGTCAAGATCAGCCTTCCACCGAAGATAGGTGTGGGAGATTTTGGAATGGGATGGAATTGCTCAAGGATGTCACTGAAAAAAAGCATCTCCTCCCTACTGGGCTTGAAGG CATTGACACACTTCTTGGAGGTGGCCTGCGCCGAGGTCACTTGACAGAGGTTACTGGACCATCATCTTCCGGTAAAACACAG GTTTGTCTGCATTCTGCTTCACTTGTTGCAGCCAAGCATCTGGGGGTGGTTATGTACTTGGATACTAGTAACTCCTTCTCTCCTAGTCGCGTTGCTACCATAATTGATGGGACTCCTGACCTATTTGGTCATAAAG CCAAAGGATGTGAGATTGAAGATGTCATGAGAAGCATCATCTGTGAGTCCGTGTTTGATATATTTGCTTTGTTTGAAGTACTAAATCAACTCGAAATCTCTCTGTCGAATGACAAG GTAAACAATGGTGGTAGCAAAATTTGCTTGCTTATCATTGACTCGATATCATCCTTACTTGCTCCCATCATTGGAGGCAAATATCCGCAAG GGCGGTCGATGATGATATCAGTGGCAATGATTCTAAAGAAGTTAGCAGATGAGCATAACCTATCTGTTCTG GTAACCAATCATATGGTTTCTGCTGGCAATGGAGCTGTCAAGCCTGCTCTTGGAGAGAGCTGGAAAGCTGTTCCACATGTCCGCCTGGTGATATCTCGTGAATGTAGGAGTAATATCTGCACTGCAACTGTGCTGAAGCACACACTACTG GCTTCTGGCAGTACTGTGAAATTCACGGTACCCAGCTGA
- the LOC101784752 gene encoding pentatricopeptide repeat-containing protein At2g33680, producing the protein MSASGGSVRELTALLSALGDARHPNPAHAAQLHARLIVSAGARPDPHPDPVLLTQLVSLYAAAGRLADALRAFRAHLATANLRTYAVLVSALARPRPGLAFSLFSGACRGLLPSPHLVSAVLAACAGLPTICGRQVHACATKFVPPRDVFVYTGLVDVYAKAGDMAASRKVFDEMPSRGAASWNALLVGYARNKMCLKALSVFRELAGQGREVPLDQVSVSGVLSACSWAGNVDFGRQVHACAAKVGLELDVVCVSNGLLDMYTRCGCSREALVLFDAMDHRDVITWNIVICACIHESRFKEACMLFQSMVRDGVVPDDVSFATVLQASACMLSWALGASIHASVIKTGFLDSDGIASSLITMYSKCGSLDDALRAFQLAKDRLCVMSWTAMITALQQNGHGVQAVGMFEKMLENCIPPDHITFVSVLSSCSHSGLIEQGRRYFNSMTQVHNITPSTEHYACMVDMFGRAGLLSEAKQLIDQMNVKPDASVLGALLSACMNCRDLEIGEEVAKKLFVIEPGNSGNYVLLANIYASHGRLEEAKEVRRWMMFQELRKEKGRSLVNSKNQTSML; encoded by the coding sequence ATgagcgcgagcggcggcagcgtccGCGAGCTGACGGCCCTCCTCTCTGCGCTGGGCGACGCGCGCCACCCCAACCCCGCGCACGCCGCGCAGCTCCACGCCCGCCTCATCGTCTCCGCTGGCGCGCGCCCCGACCCGCACCCGGACCCGGTCCTCCTCACGCAGCTCGTCTCCCTCTacgccgccgcgggccgcctcgCCGACGCGCTCCGCGCCTTCCGCGCCCACCTCGCCACCGCCAACCTCCGCACCTACGCGGTCCTCGTCTCCGCGCTCGCGCGGCCGCGCCCGGGCCTCGCGTTCTCGCTCTTCTCGGGCGCCTGCCGAGGGCTCCTCCCCAGCCCGCACCTCGTctccgccgtcctcgccgcctgcgccggcctcCCGACCATCTGCGGTCGCCAGGTCCACGCGTGCGCCACCAAGTTCGTGCCGCCTCGCGACGTGTTCGTCTACACCGGTTTGGTCGATGTGTACGCCAAGGCCGGGGACATGGCGGCGTCCAGgaaggtgttcgacgaaatgcctaGCCGGGGCGCGGCGTCCTGGAACGCGCTCCTCGTTGGTTACGCCAGGAACAAGATGTGCCTCAAAGCGCTGTCGGTTTTCAGGGAGCTGGCAGGGCAGGGGCGGGAGGTGCCTCTGGATCAGGTGAGCGTGTCAGGTGTGCTCAGCGCTTGTTCCTGGGCGGGCAATGTGGACTTTGGTCGCCAGGTTCATGCGTGCGCCGCCAAGGTGGGGCTGGAGCTGGACGTGGTCTGTGTTAGCAACGGCCTTCTTGACATGTACACCAGGTGTGGATGCTCACGGGAAGCTTTGGTTCTGTTCGATGCTATGGATCACAGGGATGTCATCACTTGGAACATTGTCATTTGTGCCTGCATTCATGAGAGCCGCTTCAAGGAGGCTTGTATGCTGTTCCAGTCCATGGTCAGGGATGGTGTCGTGCCAGATGATGTGTCCTTTGCTACTGTTCTGCAGGCGTCAGCATGTATGCTGTCATGGGCTCTTGGAGCAAGCATACATGCCTCTGTAATCAAGACAGGTTTCTTGGACAGCGATGGCATTGCTAGCTCGCTTATCACCATGTATTCAAAATGTGGCAGCTTGGACGATGCACTCCGAGCATTTCAGTTAGCAAAAGATCGCTTGTGTGTAATGTCATGGACAGCCATGATCACTGCACTGCAGCAGAATGGACATGGAGTGCAGGCGGTTGGTATGTTTGAGAAAATGCTAGAGAATTGCATCCCTCCGGACCACATTACATTTGTCAGTGTTCTCTCTTCCTGTAGCCACAGCGGACTTATTGAGCAAGGTCGCAGGTACTTCAATTCAATGACTCAAGTTCATAACATCACACCTTCAACTGAGCATTATGCATGCATGGTTGACATGTTTGGGCGAGCTGGCCTTCTCAGTGAGGCAAAGCAACTCATTGACCAGATGAATGTTAAGCCAGATGCATCAGTCCTCGGGGCACTACTTTCGGCTTGCATGAACTGCAGGGACCTTGAGATAGGAGAGGAGGTTGCTAAGAAGCTGTTTGTGATTGAACCAGGAAATTCAGGGAACTATGTCTTGCTTGCTAATATTTATGCGTCACATGGAAGATTGGAGGAGGCAAAGGAGGTGCGGAGATGGATGATGTTCCAGGAGTTAAGGAAGGAGAAGGGACGCAGCTTAGTCAACAGTAAGAACCAAACCTCTATGTTATGA